In the Hyphomicrobiales bacterium genome, one interval contains:
- a CDS encoding Type II secretion system protein F, which produces MTSFRNLEEAFIRFQFGGKDRLRIYRKLARLQRNRVTMTESLKTMWRHESNEGKKPKKPAAIALDAWRRRVENGKSIGDAMEGWVPESDRTIIRAGEKAGSLPEALDDAIFIHIGQKRIRTALIIGISYPFVIFCALITLLVIVGTNVIPSFSTIVPRERWTGSGAMLAYIADFVEVGLIPSLVGLVVLTLVILWSMPRWTGRARVYADRFPPYALYRLVRGSGFLLSFATMVKSGIKTTEALRIMIRGTSPWMKERLTKALAIMNDGTNIGDALYRSRMEFPDREVVLDLRTYASLDKFDEALTTIGRENLEETVTRIERSSAVMRNVCIGLLAAAFGMIVGGIFSLQSQITSTF; this is translated from the coding sequence ATGACCAGTTTTCGGAACCTCGAAGAAGCCTTCATCCGGTTTCAGTTCGGGGGCAAGGATCGCCTCAGGATTTATCGCAAGCTCGCAAGGCTACAGCGCAACCGCGTCACGATGACGGAGTCGCTGAAGACGATGTGGCGACACGAGAGCAACGAGGGCAAGAAGCCCAAGAAGCCGGCGGCGATCGCGCTCGACGCCTGGCGTCGGCGTGTCGAGAACGGCAAGTCGATCGGTGATGCCATGGAAGGCTGGGTGCCGGAGAGCGACCGGACCATCATCCGTGCCGGTGAAAAGGCCGGCTCGCTCCCCGAGGCGCTCGACGACGCGATCTTCATCCACATCGGACAGAAGCGCATTCGCACCGCGCTGATCATCGGCATCTCCTACCCTTTCGTGATCTTCTGCGCGCTGATCACACTGCTGGTGATCGTGGGGACCAACGTCATCCCCTCGTTCAGCACGATCGTGCCGCGGGAGCGGTGGACGGGTTCAGGCGCGATGCTGGCCTATATCGCCGACTTCGTTGAGGTTGGCCTGATCCCATCGCTGGTCGGACTCGTCGTGCTGACCCTCGTGATCTTGTGGTCCATGCCGCGGTGGACCGGGCGCGCGCGGGTCTATGCCGACCGTTTCCCGCCGTACGCGCTCTATCGCCTGGTTCGAGGCTCCGGTTTCCTGCTGTCCTTCGCCACGATGGTGAAGTCTGGCATCAAGACGACGGAGGCTCTCAGGATCATGATCCGCGGCACCTCCCCCTGGATGAAGGAACGGCTCACCAAAGCTCTCGCGATTATGAACGACGGCACCAATATCGGTGACGCGCTTTATCGCAGCCGCATGGAGTTCCCCGACCGGGAAGTCGTGCTCGACCTGCGCACCTACGCCTCGCTCGACAAGTTCGATGAGGCGCTGACGACGATCGGCCGCGAAAACCTTGAGGAGACCGTTACGCGGATCGAGCGGAGCTCCGCCGTCATGCGCAACGTCTGCATCGGCCTGCTTGCGGCCGCGTTCGGCATGATTGTCGGCGGCATCTTCTCCCTGCAGTCCCAGATCACGTCGACGTTCTGA
- a CDS encoding T2SP_E domain-containing protein — protein MTAIVNSPDRPDRLCDLDFTDIYMSEAGEVYMRGMTDVSEPLYMVPKNAVADLDDVHRRVCAMGQRENEFVLDHDNVRYRITKIQIEHGASYHIRRSMFPIPRLKPLGLPVEVVRALAPIGNPGIGGRPRGFGLILIAGTTGQGKTTTASSLLQEYLINYGEIAITIEDPPELMLEGKHGQFGVCYQVKVKDGDFAPLVRQALRQQPRYIMLGEVRDPSSAQEVLNAALSGHVVLATIHGGSIEEALLRMINYVASRVDLNMARDMLADGVAAVLHQEMRKIRASDGRVQRRLLVQSLFFGKERGLRQKIRTGDIGMLGTDIEAQRNRMAKGELPI, from the coding sequence ATGACAGCGATCGTCAACTCCCCCGACCGTCCCGACCGCCTGTGTGACCTCGACTTCACCGACATCTACATGTCGGAGGCGGGCGAGGTTTACATGCGCGGCATGACCGATGTTTCGGAGCCGCTTTATATGGTTCCGAAGAACGCCGTCGCGGATCTCGACGACGTCCATCGCCGCGTCTGCGCCATGGGTCAGCGCGAGAACGAATTCGTTCTCGACCACGACAATGTCCGCTACCGCATTACCAAGATCCAGATCGAGCATGGCGCGAGCTATCACATTCGCCGCTCGATGTTCCCGATCCCGCGGCTCAAGCCACTCGGGCTCCCGGTCGAGGTCGTGCGCGCGCTTGCTCCGATCGGCAATCCCGGCATCGGCGGCCGCCCGCGCGGCTTCGGGCTGATCCTGATCGCCGGCACGACGGGACAGGGCAAAACCACGACGGCGTCTTCGCTGCTGCAGGAGTATCTGATCAACTACGGCGAGATCGCGATCACGATCGAGGACCCGCCGGAACTGATGCTGGAGGGTAAGCACGGCCAGTTCGGCGTCTGCTACCAGGTCAAGGTCAAGGACGGCGATTTTGCGCCCCTCGTGCGCCAGGCCCTGCGGCAACAGCCCCGCTACATCATGCTTGGAGAGGTCCGCGATCCTTCGAGCGCGCAGGAGGTGCTGAACGCCGCGCTTTCCGGTCACGTCGTCCTGGCAACAATCCATGGCGGTTCGATCGAGGAAGCGCTGCTTCGGATGATCAATTACGTCGCGTCGCGCGTCGATCTGAACATGGCTCGCGACATGCTGGCTGACGGTGTCGCGGCGGTTCTCCACCAGGAGATGCGCAAGATCCGCGCCTCGGACGGCCGGGTTCAACGGCGACTACTCGTCCAGTCCCTGTTCTTCGGGAAGGAGCGCGGTCTTCGCCAGAAGATCCGGACCGGCGACATCGGCATGCTCGGGACCGATATCGAGGCGCAACGCAACCGCATGGCGAAGGGAGAGCTGCCGATCTGA
- a CDS encoding conserved hypothetical protein (Evidence 4 : Unknown function but conserved in other organisms), with amino-acid sequence MILFIVLLFLLFIAAFYGTTREDQALMRLDEGQAMARQLVIQHAAAVQRCSTSGPCVVGWIDTADTLPTTFRGNPPFVARIGEALPRLRSYYTGDFIVTAYADINSDPQLARYTYGHIQGQIFTALKPIYRCGIGRWDAAGSAVVVRGYAQTGTGAPATPGIGSIVVPVPGFPGVSDGTPTLVSKTQGGVSCGF; translated from the coding sequence ATGATCCTGTTCATCGTTCTTCTCTTCCTGCTCTTCATCGCGGCCTTCTACGGGACCACTCGTGAGGATCAGGCGCTTATGCGTCTCGACGAAGGCCAGGCAATGGCGCGCCAGCTCGTGATCCAACACGCTGCGGCCGTCCAGCGCTGCAGCACGAGCGGCCCCTGCGTGGTCGGCTGGATCGATACCGCCGATACCCTTCCGACGACCTTCCGCGGCAACCCTCCGTTTGTGGCGCGTATCGGCGAAGCCCTGCCTCGGTTGCGGTCATATTACACGGGCGACTTCATCGTCACCGCTTACGCCGACATCAACAGCGATCCTCAGCTGGCGCGATACACCTATGGGCATATTCAGGGCCAGATCTTCACGGCTCTGAAGCCTATCTACCGATGCGGCATCGGTCGTTGGGATGCAGCCGGCAGCGCCGTCGTCGTCCGGGGCTATGCGCAGACCGGCACCGGAGCTCCAGCTACACCAGGAATCGGCAGCATCGTCGTCCCGGTGCCCGGCTTTCCAGGCGTGAGTGATGGAACACCGACGCTGGTTTCAAAGACGCAGGGTGGAGTCAGCTGCGGATTCTAG
- a CDS encoding conserved hypothetical protein (Evidence 4 : Unknown function but conserved in other organisms) — translation MIKNPGTTKARRRRGLTLLEVSAALGILVLVIGGLAQLVAQTGESVRARGAAERLREITKASQQYIDAYAPQLLQHPTVMADQPLVIPIGRTNAASLPPNGPTATLPSVQGAGMLYRDFIDNNPYGHSHALVVRKIDPVLPNQKARIEGMIVSQGGAAIPDRSIGTVATLAGAQGGFIMQVPVAGFTTNDIVGTRGGWRAQASNWTAGSVSPQPGHVMSVVGVNDSTLNSPYLARIDVGDPEQNTMRVALAMGGNAITNAPAVCAGGATAAGCVGTSGTVEIGPNIHVNGEVAAGGNVTAVGTGNFGNGVYAPIYYDRTNNTYYMQPAGLTNLNTLRTQSFSLDTRVSGTYNKSAVFGGNGTNNQYRLGDLLPRYVLQEGYAASSGAPNVYKPLCGNGGEAKIILHPRADSWAFQANLNITVTDDGVSTSPATTIVRRQYMASDLGTYWRVNLTGTDHAEAWEAMAMTYCYYP, via the coding sequence ATGATCAAGAATCCGGGGACCACCAAGGCCCGCCGGCGCCGCGGTCTTACCCTGCTCGAAGTGTCAGCCGCGCTGGGCATCCTGGTGCTCGTCATTGGCGGGCTCGCTCAGCTCGTCGCGCAGACCGGCGAGAGCGTTCGCGCCCGTGGCGCGGCGGAACGCCTGCGCGAAATCACGAAGGCGTCGCAGCAGTACATCGATGCCTATGCGCCTCAGCTCCTGCAGCATCCCACCGTCATGGCCGACCAGCCGCTCGTGATCCCCATCGGGCGAACGAACGCAGCATCTCTGCCGCCCAACGGTCCGACTGCGACGCTGCCGAGCGTGCAGGGCGCCGGCATGCTCTACCGGGACTTCATCGATAACAATCCCTACGGGCACTCGCACGCGCTTGTGGTCCGCAAAATCGACCCTGTGTTGCCGAACCAGAAGGCACGCATCGAAGGAATGATCGTCAGCCAGGGGGGCGCGGCCATCCCTGATCGCTCGATCGGCACCGTCGCGACGCTGGCCGGCGCCCAGGGCGGCTTCATCATGCAGGTCCCGGTCGCAGGGTTCACGACCAACGATATCGTCGGGACCCGCGGCGGCTGGCGGGCGCAGGCCTCCAACTGGACCGCAGGCTCGGTTTCTCCGCAGCCTGGTCACGTCATGTCGGTTGTCGGCGTCAACGACTCGACGCTGAACAGCCCCTATCTTGCTCGTATCGATGTCGGAGATCCCGAGCAGAACACCATGCGAGTCGCACTCGCGATGGGCGGCAATGCCATCACGAATGCGCCCGCGGTTTGCGCTGGCGGGGCAACCGCGGCCGGTTGCGTCGGCACCTCAGGCACTGTCGAGATCGGGCCCAACATTCATGTGAATGGCGAGGTTGCTGCCGGTGGGAACGTTACCGCGGTTGGAACCGGCAATTTCGGGAACGGTGTCTACGCGCCGATCTATTACGATCGGACCAACAACACCTACTACATGCAGCCTGCCGGCCTCACCAACCTGAACACGTTGCGGACCCAGAGCTTCTCGCTCGATACGCGGGTCAGCGGGACCTACAATAAGTCGGCGGTCTTCGGCGGCAACGGCACCAACAACCAGTACCGTCTCGGGGACCTTCTACCGCGCTACGTGCTCCAGGAGGGCTACGCGGCGAGCAGCGGCGCTCCCAACGTCTACAAGCCCCTCTGCGGCAATGGCGGTGAGGCGAAGATCATCCTCCACCCGCGCGCGGATTCCTGGGCCTTCCAGGCGAACCTGAACATCACGGTGACGGATGACGGCGTCTCGACCTCGCCGGCCACGACGATCGTGCGGCGCCAATACATGGCGTCGGACCTCGGGACCTACTGGCGCGTCAACCTTACGGGCACGGACCACGCCGAGGCGTGGGAGGCGATGGCCATGACCTATTGCTATTACCCGTGA
- a CDS encoding conserved exported hypothetical protein (Evidence 4 : Unknown function but conserved in other organisms): MKKLSLKIAAFATLAMLAMAAPSHSAPSPDLSPAPIGAVRTVEQASQWLDQLGERGAEKTSSEARIQLAQTYDHTWTPGNGYAPYNPGVIINDGRSKGWWQYQYYAIQTGGTNGFIIVYYNLVCVGPGRCGATSAASSCWITGYGNGPCAEGPNASIPRNL, translated from the coding sequence ATGAAGAAGCTGTCACTCAAGATCGCGGCCTTCGCTACGCTGGCTATGCTGGCGATGGCGGCCCCTTCGCATTCAGCCCCGAGCCCCGACCTCTCCCCCGCACCGATTGGTGCGGTGCGGACGGTGGAGCAGGCATCCCAATGGCTGGATCAACTCGGCGAGCGCGGCGCGGAGAAGACGTCGTCAGAGGCACGCATTCAACTCGCCCAGACCTATGACCACACCTGGACACCGGGCAACGGCTACGCGCCGTACAATCCGGGCGTGATCATCAATGACGGGCGCTCGAAGGGATGGTGGCAATATCAGTACTACGCCATCCAGACCGGCGGCACGAACGGCTTCATCATCGTCTACTACAACCTGGTCTGTGTCGGCCCTGGGCGCTGCGGCGCGACCTCAGCCGCTTCCAGCTGCTGGATCACGGGCTATGGCAATGGGCCTTGCGCGGAAGGGCCGAACGCCTCGATCCCGCGGAATCTGTGA
- a CDS encoding conserved hypothetical protein (Evidence 4 : Unknown function but conserved in other organisms), producing the protein MALSIDRDDFPLAQPDFVWPNEGNRHPLAHAGARLVQEFARVGWDAPGFNVELAIRGSGRNLHRQVQRISGDLPEGPFVFTFGMHDVDRDGKAVAAGLSEIVIPPGIELVTYSDNSGPTAAIYVGRNWKADAKAFIEGFKTNAKLNGQRKSYLRYEASHLPRYRGILLHTNDLGREYDPEGAEPTALALIEIVAKVEAVVDRIIAQLIKLPSAELGGPDAGLSNLLPVTATPAPPDFPKLYAWVRDHRLHHLLSEPKGPEDDYALRGGTRLLRLGDRPRAKVDPIAYEGFIYASADPRARREHPMDSYDQSLPVEIKLSDLTDVYVVDASLYRDARLTAYARALARGKEEITERDIVDAMGAVAKSMVPVTEYTGGFLEPMHLIRRQLTRDEVRVLRGPIGVHEGANATQLVMTDEETGTEVLVQSVKLTPGCASHDIRVERILQLAEETLGPSIGQFRI; encoded by the coding sequence GTGGCGCTTTCAATCGACCGTGATGACTTCCCCTTGGCACAACCCGACTTCGTCTGGCCGAACGAGGGAAACCGTCACCCGCTCGCGCACGCTGGCGCGCGGCTCGTCCAGGAATTCGCCCGTGTCGGATGGGACGCTCCCGGCTTCAACGTGGAGCTGGCGATCCGAGGATCCGGGCGCAACCTGCATCGCCAAGTCCAGCGCATCAGCGGCGACCTGCCGGAAGGGCCTTTCGTTTTCACCTTCGGGATGCACGACGTCGATCGCGACGGCAAGGCGGTCGCTGCCGGTCTAAGCGAGATCGTAATCCCGCCGGGGATCGAGCTCGTCACCTATTCCGACAACAGCGGTCCGACCGCCGCGATCTATGTCGGCCGCAACTGGAAGGCCGATGCCAAGGCCTTCATCGAGGGCTTCAAAACCAACGCGAAGCTCAATGGCCAGCGCAAGTCATACCTCCGGTACGAAGCAAGCCATCTCCCGCGCTATCGCGGAATCCTGCTCCACACCAACGACCTGGGAAGGGAATATGATCCCGAGGGTGCTGAGCCGACGGCCCTTGCTCTCATCGAGATCGTGGCCAAGGTCGAAGCGGTGGTCGACCGGATCATTGCCCAGCTGATCAAGCTCCCTTCTGCTGAGCTCGGAGGCCCTGATGCGGGGCTTTCCAACCTCTTGCCCGTAACGGCGACGCCGGCGCCCCCTGATTTTCCGAAGCTCTACGCTTGGGTCAGGGATCACCGCCTTCATCACCTCCTTAGTGAACCTAAAGGACCTGAAGACGACTATGCGCTGCGGGGCGGAACGCGCCTTCTCAGGCTAGGTGATCGCCCGCGAGCCAAGGTAGACCCCATCGCTTACGAGGGCTTCATCTACGCTTCGGCTGATCCGCGGGCCCGCCGTGAACACCCTATGGATTCGTACGATCAAAGCCTGCCGGTCGAGATAAAGCTGAGCGACCTGACTGACGTCTATGTCGTTGACGCATCCCTCTATCGAGATGCTCGCTTGACCGCCTACGCCAGGGCTCTCGCCAGGGGCAAGGAAGAAATCACCGAACGAGACATCGTCGACGCCATGGGCGCCGTCGCCAAGTCGATGGTGCCCGTTACGGAATACACCGGCGGCTTCCTTGAGCCGATGCACCTCATTCGTCGACAGCTCACACGCGACGAAGTCCGGGTACTTCGTGGACCGATCGGCGTCCATGAGGGAGCTAACGCAACCCAGCTTGTCATGACGGACGAGGAGACGGGCACCGAAGTGCTCGTGCAGAGCGTGAAGCTGACGCCAGGATGCGCCTCCCATGACATCCGGGTAGAGCGCATTCTCCAGCTTGCGGAAGAGACGCTGGGACCGTCGATCGGCCAATTCCGAATCTAG
- a CDS encoding conserved hypothetical protein (Evidence 4 : Unknown function but conserved in other organisms): MFSQREFIDLMEANPFSVVRPDGGLIAVVSMDAVNGLCIVERPHKAELAYSDPALACHALNKAICDPEISMIRRSKAGCEIECRVESNDGECRRRVRFFRMEDGKEYWLVLVDDPDLEDSFEATEYVCEEGHITETRAVSLKVLHEPWLSHLVESGVAAQNPAWGLETVYEGRRRLRLLTQELFSKAALTTA, translated from the coding sequence ATGTTTTCGCAGCGCGAGTTCATTGACCTCATGGAGGCGAACCCCTTTTCGGTGGTCCGCCCGGATGGCGGTCTCATCGCTGTCGTGTCGATGGACGCGGTGAACGGCCTCTGTATCGTCGAGCGGCCCCACAAAGCCGAACTTGCCTACTCCGACCCTGCGCTCGCCTGCCACGCTCTGAACAAGGCTATCTGCGACCCCGAGATCTCAATGATCCGTCGTTCCAAGGCGGGTTGCGAGATCGAGTGCCGGGTGGAGAGCAACGACGGAGAGTGCCGCCGGCGCGTCCGGTTCTTTCGGATGGAAGACGGCAAGGAGTACTGGCTGGTGCTGGTGGATGATCCCGATCTCGAAGACAGCTTCGAGGCGACGGAGTACGTCTGCGAGGAAGGCCACATCACCGAAACGCGCGCAGTCAGCTTGAAGGTCCTGCATGAGCCTTGGCTGAGCCACCTCGTCGAGAGTGGCGTCGCAGCACAGAACCCTGCTTGGGGCTTGGAGACCGTCTACGAAGGCCGTCGGCGGCTGCGGCTCCTGACCCAGGAGCTATTCAGCAAGGCCGCCCTGACGACTGCATGA
- a CDS encoding conserved hypothetical protein (Evidence 4 : Unknown function but conserved in other organisms): protein MAVSAKAYLLGSLSTTELRAALSGFEAIEDNSITVSERWLTFSDAAGVQRKLFVSQTDEPSLVPGELTYVNIGVTEPGPALIQALVDRFGGFLNLNDGQSDEWIAVQATHAIEHADPEQMLIVELAAVVGQEAIEKIIPNLFDREKVGRLEEAFARYRERREAMEPSGPSV from the coding sequence ATGGCCGTATCTGCCAAAGCCTATCTCCTGGGCTCGCTCTCGACCACGGAACTCCGTGCCGCCCTTTCTGGCTTCGAAGCGATTGAAGATAACAGCATCACCGTTAGCGAGCGATGGCTGACTTTCAGCGACGCTGCGGGCGTCCAGCGAAAACTTTTCGTGTCTCAAACGGACGAGCCGAGCCTGGTCCCCGGCGAGCTCACTTATGTCAACATCGGGGTTACGGAACCGGGCCCGGCCTTGATCCAAGCGCTGGTGGATCGCTTCGGCGGATTCCTCAACTTGAACGACGGGCAAAGCGATGAGTGGATCGCTGTTCAGGCGACCCACGCCATCGAGCATGCGGATCCCGAACAAATGTTGATCGTCGAGCTCGCGGCGGTGGTCGGTCAGGAGGCGATCGAGAAAATCATTCCGAACCTGTTCGACCGCGAGAAGGTAGGTCGCCTCGAGGAGGCCTTCGCGCGCTATCGAGAGCGCCGGGAGGCTATGGAGCCCTCCGGGCCGTCGGTCTAG
- a CDS encoding conserved hypothetical protein (Evidence 4 : Unknown function but conserved in other organisms), with protein sequence MATQDEVESREGMLARMIGEQASNAVLNSRRIVPKRHWTGIIDEASKRFLDPKSPISGTQVRLFMEDVLKRDGVPLLSPRGLFILFVDSRIRRRDARTGGAAAGR encoded by the coding sequence ATGGCTACGCAGGACGAAGTCGAAAGCCGCGAGGGGATGCTTGCCCGCATGATTGGTGAGCAGGCATCGAACGCCGTCCTGAACAGCCGGCGCATCGTCCCGAAACGTCATTGGACCGGCATCATCGACGAGGCGAGCAAACGCTTTCTGGACCCTAAGAGCCCAATCTCGGGAACGCAGGTCCGGCTATTTATGGAAGACGTGCTGAAGCGAGACGGCGTTCCGCTGCTTTCGCCCCGGGGGCTCTTCATCCTCTTCGTCGACAGCAGGATCAGGCGCCGCGACGCCCGCACTGGAGGGGCGGCCGCCGGACGCTAG
- a CDS encoding conserved hypothetical protein (Evidence 4 : Unknown function but conserved in other organisms), whose protein sequence is MSLQDLPSQIFADAEVRVGRMLAIQAEIARLQEMADRFEGETRSILAKIGGPELVDALFNAVADRVAGHPLVTLDEVAPRAPTPAPVARPVAAPPGAAAAAAPVAAVEPAPVIPRLSPQIPRAVEAPASEQIVDLGDDRLDYFGVPIAKNHLGMAREIVQEARDAVKANDRTGLAKYARRFGRVAWKRHLYFAIWRIECTGFNEAEHFPGDATVPVGAETAAASREPANFPDPPFDGEQAAIVSYAQAVGTNAPAEEVPEEPAADDVGPAAVAEIEADTPEEQALTAQDDDTAAGEETQQELTDDDLPVEEADASFVEHPVEVADIGGDAPSADQRTEEAEVGIGNGTTVVPLDPPHVAMEVRTSSPGELRLGAPRLPPAAPPMGRPPHTGPRPAPAPVQAQLADDTTFGDPDGAPAFDLAQQPPLFDDALPDFLKTPAASPAVPPRAAPPGAPRRFAPGL, encoded by the coding sequence ATGTCGCTTCAGGACCTGCCTTCCCAGATTTTTGCCGACGCCGAAGTTCGAGTGGGTCGCATGCTTGCGATCCAAGCCGAAATCGCGCGCCTGCAGGAAATGGCCGACAGGTTCGAAGGCGAAACGCGATCAATCCTGGCCAAGATCGGCGGCCCCGAACTGGTTGACGCGCTCTTCAATGCCGTCGCCGATCGGGTCGCAGGCCATCCGCTCGTGACACTCGATGAGGTCGCGCCGCGCGCGCCGACACCGGCGCCGGTGGCGCGACCAGTCGCGGCTCCCCCTGGAGCGGCGGCAGCAGCTGCTCCCGTTGCAGCCGTGGAGCCTGCCCCGGTCATTCCCCGCCTGTCGCCGCAGATCCCGCGTGCGGTGGAAGCGCCGGCCTCGGAACAGATCGTCGATCTTGGAGACGACCGTCTCGACTATTTCGGCGTTCCGATTGCCAAGAACCATCTCGGGATGGCTCGCGAGATCGTCCAGGAGGCGAGGGACGCGGTCAAAGCTAATGACCGGACAGGGCTCGCCAAATACGCCCGCCGGTTCGGGCGCGTGGCCTGGAAGCGCCATCTCTATTTCGCGATCTGGCGCATCGAGTGCACAGGCTTCAACGAGGCCGAGCACTTCCCCGGCGACGCAACGGTCCCTGTCGGCGCCGAAACCGCCGCGGCTTCGCGTGAGCCAGCCAATTTCCCTGACCCGCCATTCGACGGTGAGCAGGCTGCAATCGTCAGCTATGCGCAGGCTGTTGGGACAAACGCTCCTGCGGAAGAGGTTCCTGAGGAGCCCGCGGCAGACGATGTCGGCCCAGCGGCCGTTGCCGAGATCGAGGCGGACACGCCCGAAGAGCAGGCGCTCACTGCTCAAGATGATGACACCGCGGCGGGTGAAGAGACTCAACAGGAGCTGACGGACGACGATCTACCTGTAGAGGAGGCCGATGCGTCCTTCGTCGAGCATCCGGTGGAGGTCGCTGATATCGGCGGGGACGCTCCCAGCGCTGACCAGAGAACTGAGGAAGCAGAAGTCGGGATCGGCAATGGAACTACGGTCGTTCCACTGGATCCTCCTCACGTTGCGATGGAGGTTCGAACCTCTTCGCCCGGCGAGCTGCGTCTCGGCGCGCCGCGCCTGCCGCCGGCTGCTCCGCCGATGGGACGTCCGCCACATACGGGGCCACGCCCAGCGCCGGCGCCCGTCCAGGCGCAGCTCGCCGATGACACGACATTTGGGGACCCTGACGGGGCTCCGGCCTTCGATCTCGCTCAGCAGCCGCCGCTCTTTGATGACGCGCTGCCTGACTTCCTGAAGACCCCCGCCGCCTCGCCGGCCGTTCCACCTCGCGCGGCGCCGCCCGGTGCCCCCCGCCGGTTCGCACCCGGGCTTTGA
- a CDS encoding Thioredoxin-like_fold domain-containing protein, with translation MRAIKKDLLGVSAAILIACSGAVAQPAPAEPSKSIGPVISGGSSAIALPNPTGEPSNPLAGRGGELPAVIRYVISEGVKITSLGETAGLRTYLGEAANGRFNAFYVAPDGEHLIAGLLFQSGGHNVTNDQIAAMLKRFGEAAKQMPGIDAGLLPSVPESDPKADPKGEFIDWMKSLGMKITPFEGTDGGVQGYLVEAPAEGGAPGKIQAMYVTPDRKHAVAGVLVKRGGMMMTGVQVGRLQQRFLEEEQARQNGLSSPVEPGRMLPRAEPVSPEVAKSLTQKANPASSTIDTKSAPATTAPVQVGAGLRTDGPAEIPVPAGVPTPVPYVHQISSKPASASDQYRYPGQDVAAFMEAMKTTVFFTVGVKDRPAIWMLADPQCPFCHQAWAKLKPLVFDGKIQVRVIMIAGLRNSEPLTRSILGRAEPAKAWLAGEGSIDNVPVQPGPAVGSPESERAGEYIRINNGFAARYMIRSTPFLAYTTPDGKLFSSVGLPPDMDAFLAALR, from the coding sequence ATGCGGGCAATCAAGAAAGACCTTCTCGGCGTTTCCGCCGCGATCCTCATCGCGTGCTCGGGCGCCGTTGCCCAGCCGGCGCCGGCAGAGCCGAGCAAGAGCATCGGCCCTGTCATCTCCGGCGGCTCTTCTGCCATCGCGCTTCCCAACCCCACCGGTGAGCCGAGCAATCCTCTCGCCGGCCGCGGCGGCGAGCTCCCCGCCGTCATCCGCTACGTCATCTCCGAAGGGGTGAAGATCACCTCTCTCGGCGAGACCGCTGGCTTGCGTACCTATCTGGGCGAGGCGGCCAACGGTCGCTTCAACGCCTTCTACGTCGCTCCCGACGGCGAGCATCTGATCGCCGGCCTCCTGTTCCAGTCGGGCGGTCACAACGTCACCAACGACCAGATCGCGGCCATGCTCAAGCGCTTCGGCGAGGCAGCAAAGCAGATGCCCGGTATCGATGCCGGACTCCTGCCATCCGTCCCGGAGAGCGATCCGAAGGCCGATCCCAAAGGCGAGTTCATCGACTGGATGAAGTCGCTCGGCATGAAGATCACGCCGTTCGAGGGAACCGACGGCGGTGTTCAGGGCTATCTCGTCGAGGCTCCGGCCGAAGGCGGCGCGCCCGGGAAGATCCAGGCCATGTACGTCACCCCCGATCGCAAGCATGCGGTGGCCGGCGTGCTCGTGAAGCGCGGCGGCATGATGATGACCGGCGTCCAGGTCGGCCGTCTCCAGCAGCGTTTCCTCGAAGAAGAGCAGGCTCGCCAGAACGGCCTGTCCTCGCCTGTCGAGCCTGGTCGGATGCTTCCGCGCGCCGAGCCGGTTTCGCCGGAAGTTGCGAAGTCGCTGACGCAGAAAGCAAACCCCGCCAGCTCCACCATCGACACTAAGTCCGCCCCGGCGACGACGGCGCCCGTCCAAGTCGGCGCCGGTCTTCGTACCGATGGTCCGGCTGAGATCCCGGTGCCCGCCGGGGTCCCCACGCCGGTCCCCTACGTTCACCAGATCTCCTCGAAGCCTGCCAGCGCGTCCGACCAGTATCGCTATCCCGGCCAGGACGTCGCTGCCTTCATGGAGGCGATGAAGACGACCGTCTTCTTCACCGTGGGCGTCAAAGATCGGCCCGCCATCTGGATGCTGGCCGATCCGCAATGCCCGTTCTGTCACCAGGCTTGGGCGAAGCTGAAGCCGCTGGTGTTCGACGGCAAGATCCAGGTGCGTGTCATCATGATCGCCGGCCTGCGCAACTCCGAGCCGCTGACGAGGTCGATCCTCGGCCGCGCCGAGCCGGCCAAGGCCTGGCTCGCGGGCGAGGGCAGCATCGACAACGTTCCGGTTCAGCCGGGCCCGGCAGTCGGCAGCCCGGAAAGCGAGCGTGCCGGCGAGTATATCCGGATCAACAACGGCTTTGCCGCCCGCTACATGATCCGCTCGACCCCGTTCCTTGCCTACACGACGCCTGATGGGAAGTTGTTCTCGTCCGTCGGCTTGCCGCCGGATATGGACGCCTTCCTGGCTGCCCTCCGCTGA